The proteins below are encoded in one region of Edaphobacter bradus:
- the sppA gene encoding signal peptide peptidase SppA: MPEDFEHPSPATPPSTPPPPPQSGPYAAPASAYPPPPYGAPGYPPGYQPRYPAGYPPAYRPPYNAAPPVKRSPWFYVGVIGGSFAALCLLISVMVWVTMRSVTGTGAGLALSSNAIAVVDITGVILSPEAINAELRKFGDDSSVKAILLHINSPGGGAAASQEVYQEVMRIRREKHKKIVASVESVGASGAYYIASGCDKIYANDASVVGSIGVIMEWTNYGDLLRWAKLKNITITAGELKDAGDPSRDLTPKEQAYFQSLVDNMYTQFVSDVATGRHTTADKIKPLATGQVWTGSQSLPLGLIDKIGGFRTALIDTARDVGISGEPTIVRPPKNKRGLLAVLADDGEDLFPNPSQLLNRAPGFYFMWK; this comes from the coding sequence ATGCCGGAAGATTTCGAACATCCATCGCCCGCAACTCCTCCGTCAACGCCGCCTCCGCCGCCGCAGTCCGGCCCGTATGCCGCGCCCGCTTCGGCGTATCCGCCGCCTCCATATGGAGCGCCGGGGTATCCTCCCGGCTATCAGCCTCGGTATCCGGCAGGATACCCGCCGGCTTACAGGCCGCCGTATAACGCCGCGCCTCCGGTCAAGCGCTCGCCGTGGTTCTACGTCGGAGTCATTGGCGGATCGTTTGCCGCATTGTGCCTGCTGATCAGCGTGATGGTGTGGGTGACGATGCGCTCAGTCACGGGAACCGGCGCGGGCCTTGCACTCAGCAGCAACGCGATCGCAGTCGTCGATATTACTGGCGTCATTCTTTCGCCGGAGGCGATCAACGCGGAGCTTAGAAAGTTTGGAGACGACTCCTCGGTCAAGGCGATCCTGCTGCACATCAACTCGCCCGGCGGCGGCGCGGCGGCCTCGCAGGAGGTCTACCAGGAAGTGATGCGCATTCGGCGCGAGAAGCATAAGAAGATTGTCGCCTCGGTCGAGTCGGTGGGAGCCTCCGGCGCATATTACATCGCGAGCGGCTGCGACAAGATTTATGCCAACGACGCTTCAGTGGTCGGCTCCATCGGCGTGATCATGGAGTGGACCAACTACGGCGATCTGCTGCGCTGGGCCAAGCTGAAGAACATCACGATCACAGCCGGCGAACTGAAGGATGCGGGCGACCCGAGCCGCGATCTGACACCGAAGGAGCAGGCTTACTTTCAGTCGCTGGTGGACAATATGTACACCCAGTTCGTCAGCGATGTGGCTACGGGACGTCACACTACCGCGGATAAGATCAAGCCGCTGGCTACGGGCCAGGTGTGGACGGGTTCGCAGTCGCTTCCGCTGGGATTGATCGACAAAATCGGTGGCTTCCGCACGGCGCTGATCGATACCGCGCGTGATGTGGGAATCTCGGGGGAACCAACTATTGTTCGCCCCCCGAAGAACAAACGTGGCCTGCTGGCGGTTCTTGCCGATGACGGCGAAGACCTGTTTCCCAACCCCAGCCAGCTACTGAACCGCGCTCCGGGCTTTTACTTCATGTGGAAGTAA
- a CDS encoding HU family DNA-binding protein has protein sequence MTKADLVDKVTALGDLTRRDGEVIVDTLFESVIGALKSGDKIEIRGFGSFRTRQRNARTGRNPKTGAKVDVPAKRVPFFKPSKELRDSVNPPDPAKAKKVESVDPHHPPAM, from the coding sequence ATGACCAAAGCTGATCTTGTCGACAAGGTGACCGCACTGGGCGACTTGACCCGCCGCGATGGCGAAGTTATCGTCGATACCCTCTTTGAGTCTGTCATCGGCGCCCTCAAATCCGGCGACAAGATTGAGATTCGCGGCTTCGGCAGTTTCAGGACGCGGCAGAGAAACGCCCGGACTGGCCGCAATCCGAAGACTGGAGCCAAAGTTGATGTTCCTGCGAAGCGAGTTCCCTTCTTCAAACCTTCCAAGGAACTGCGCGATTCAGTGAACCCGCCCGACCCGGCCAAGGCGAAGAAGGTTGAGAGCGTCGATCCGCATCACCCTCCAGCGATGTAG
- a CDS encoding dolichyl-phosphate beta-glucosyltransferase: protein MAHPQLSIVIPAYNESGRIEDALERVTSCIDQQGWDAEVLVVDDGSKDSTAAIVQSWMLNYPRLHLVQNPGNRGKGYSVRNGLLQAAGDIVMFTDADLSAPMEEAERLIAAIHDGADVAIGSRWLDRARQTIHQPLYRQFFGRCFNWITRTVMGLPFKDTQCGFKAFRRPVAQVIFRLQTIERWGFDPEILFIARKLKYVIREVPVTWGHDERSRISYLRDGMKMLEDMARIRANSIAGRYDEAIAAIKDTSAMVTPPVAKSAVAVDQVAKAGAPQ, encoded by the coding sequence ATGGCGCATCCGCAGTTGAGTATCGTTATCCCGGCCTACAACGAGAGCGGCCGCATTGAAGATGCGCTGGAGAGAGTTACGTCCTGCATCGACCAGCAGGGCTGGGACGCAGAGGTTCTGGTCGTCGACGACGGGTCGAAGGACTCCACGGCGGCCATCGTGCAGAGCTGGATGCTCAATTATCCCCGGCTCCACCTGGTCCAGAATCCAGGCAACCGCGGCAAGGGATACTCAGTGCGTAACGGTCTGCTGCAGGCTGCCGGCGACATCGTGATGTTCACCGACGCTGACCTTTCGGCTCCGATGGAAGAGGCTGAGAGGCTCATCGCGGCCATCCACGATGGTGCCGACGTTGCGATCGGCTCCCGCTGGCTCGACCGCGCGCGCCAGACCATCCACCAGCCGCTCTACCGACAGTTCTTCGGGCGGTGTTTCAACTGGATCACTCGCACGGTGATGGGCCTTCCCTTCAAGGACACGCAGTGCGGCTTCAAGGCCTTCCGTCGTCCCGTTGCGCAGGTCATCTTCCGCCTTCAGACCATCGAGCGCTGGGGCTTCGACCCAGAGATTCTCTTCATCGCGCGCAAGCTGAAGTACGTCATCCGCGAGGTTCCGGTCACCTGGGGCCATGACGAGCGCAGCCGCATCAGCTACCTCAGGGACGGAATGAAGATGCTCGAGGACATGGCTCGCATCCGCGCCAACTCCATCGCAGGCCGTTACGACGAGGCCATCGCTGCCATCAAGGACACCAGCGCAATGGTCACTCCACCGGTCGCCAAGTCCGCCGTTGCTGTCGATCAAGTGGCGAAGGCCGGAGCGCCGCAGTAA